The following are from one region of the Serinus canaria isolate serCan28SL12 unplaced genomic scaffold, serCan2020 HiC_scaffold_174, whole genome shotgun sequence genome:
- the LOC127061181 gene encoding BRD4-interacting chromatin-remodeling complex-associated protein-like — protein sequence MDDEDGRCLLDVICDPQALNDFLHGSEKIDSDDLLDNSGDAASAFFEGAGLHGQEASGNPLSSEPNQPPASVDLDFLEDDILGSPGGAGAGAEQPCDILQQSLQEANITEQTLEAEAELDLGSFQLPALQPVVQAADGTPQIFSGGADLLGLQPPAVLAPQALVQPPDVVNKAISVQPFLQQVGLGNVTIQPLPNLPGLPNGSPGGALGLGPIQVVGQQVMAINQPAAPQLLAKPAPVAAVGGYIAQPEAAAAAAQGAGLVIQKSLPAVATTTLNGSSVFGGVSAASAQPLTVTSGLGGSLVPAPNVIIHRTPTPIQPKPAGVLQQKLYQITPKPFAAGGALALPAEAPAKAQQNLTFMAGKAAPNVVLQGFPPNVFKPPPPQPPALGKSMSVHVLNQGGSIVIPAQPFQGQNQFLLPGQLAGASAVPLPQPLSALPANVGGQLLPGAGQAHIIAGQGAGAQLLANPALPAQLLNQNLAGQLNLGPVLASPGAAGTAHILSAAPIQLQPGQVAPAPALFQMPVSLAGTLPSPGSAAAPAAPTVIQGVTLASPVAMLNAGEALGAAVNIQAAAGSPGAESASGGAASGGAGTGQPPATPASVPAQPSPGLAASPEKILLGAAAAAAAPVLGQEGVPMFLQQPKLPGASPGDPPAALPPQLPQIPPISTQIPPISTQIPSISTQIPPISTQIPPISTQIPSRPPSQPQPLSRPPSQPRPPSEPPPPPGLFPVPFPEPPELPQHSQHSQHSQHSQSAQSGPFPLALGGLKGATPALLPPEHPRSFALGPGPFPATPKGGAERFQQ from the exons CTCCACGGCCAGGAGGCCTCGGGGAACCCTCTGAGCTCGGAGCCCAACCAACCCCCGGCCAGCGTGGACCTGGACTTCCTGGAGGATGACATCCTGGGCTCGCCGGGCGGCGCCGGCGCGGGCGCCGAGCAGCCGTGCGACatcctccagcagagcctgcaggaggcCAACATCACCGAGCAGACCCTGGAGGCCGAGGCCGAGCTGGACCtgggctccttccagctgccGGCGCTGCAGCCGGTGGTGCAGGCGGCCGACGGGACCCCGCAGATCTTCTCGGGCGGCGCCGACCTGCTGGGGCTGCAACCTCCGGCCGTGCTGGCGCCGCAGGCCTTGGTGCAACCGCCCGACGTGGTCAACAAAGCCATCAGCGTCCaacccttcctgcagcaggtggggctgggcaaCGTCACCATCCAGCCCCTGCCCAACCTGCCCGGCTTGCCCAACGGCAGCCCCGGCGGCGCCCTGGGGCTGGGCCCCATCCAGGTGGTTGGCCAGCAGGTGATGGCCATCAACCAACCGGCGGCGCCGCAGCTCTTGGCCAAACCGGCGCCGGTGGCGGCCGTGGGCGGTTACATCGCCCAAcccgaggcggcggcggcggcggcgcaaGGAGCGGGTTTGGTGATCCAGAAGAGCCTCCCGGCCGTGGCCACCACCACGCTCAACGGCAGCTCGGTGTTCGGCGGCGTCTCGGCGGCCTCGGCGCAGCCGCTCACCGTCACCTCGGGCTTGGGCGGTTCCTTGGTGCCGGCGCCCAACGTCATCATCCACCGCACGCCCACGCCCATCCAGCCCAAACCCGCCGGCGTGCTGCAGCAGAAGCTCTACCAGATCACGCCCAAACCCTTCGCCGCCGGCGGCGCCCTGGCGCTGCCCGCCGAGGCGCCGGCCAAGGCTCAGCAGAACCTCACCTTCATGGCCGGCAAAGCCGCGCCCAACGTGGTGCTCCAGGGCTTCCCCCCCAACGTCTTCaagccgccgccgccgcagccgccgGCGTTGGGCAAGTCCATGAGCGTGCACGTGCTCAACCAGGGCGGCTCCATCGTCATCCCGGCGCAGCCCTTCCAAGGGCAGAACCAGTTCCTGCTGCCCGGCCAGCTGGCCGGCGCCTCGGCCGTGCCGCTGCCGCAGCCGCTCTCGGCGCTGCCGGCCAACGTTGGCGGCCAACTCCTGCCGGGAGCCGGCCAAGCTCACATCATCGCCGGCCAGGGCGCCGGCGCGCAGCTCCTGGCCAACCCCGCCTTGCCGGCGCAGCTCCTCAACCAAAACCTGGCCGGGCAGCTCAACCTGGGCCCGGTGTTGGCGTCGCCGGGCGCGGCGGGCACGGCGCACATCCTGTCGGCCGCGCCCATCCAGCTGCAGCCGGGCCAGGTGGCGCCGGCGCCGGCGCTCTTCCAGATGCCGGTGTCGTTGGCCGGGACCTTGCCCAGCCCCGGCTcggcggcggcgccggcggCGCCCACGGTGATCCAAGGGGTGACCTTGGCCAGCCCGGTGGCCATGCTCAACGCCGGCGAGGCTTTGGGCGCCGCCGTCAACATCCAGGCGGCCGCCGGCAGCCCCGGCGCCGAGTCGGCCTCGGGCGGTGCCGCTTCCGGCGGTGCCGGTACCGGGCAGCCCCCGGCGACGCCGGCGTCGGTgccggcccagcccagccccggtTTGGCGGCGAGCCCCGAGAAAATCCTgctgggagcggcggcggcggcggcggcgcctgtgctgggccaggagggCGTGCCCATGTTCCTGCAGCAG CCGAAGCTGCCGGGAGCGTCCCCGGGGGATCCGCCGGCCGCGCTCCCCCCGCAgctgccccaaatccccccgATCTCCACCCAAATCCCCCCGATCTCCACCCAAATCCCCTCGATCTCCACCCAAATCCCCCCGATTTCCACCCAAATCCCCCCGATTTCCACCCAAATCCCCTCCCGCCCCCCCTCGCAGCCGCAGCCGCTCTCCCGCCCCCCGTCCCAGCCCCGGCCGCCctcggagccgccgccgcccccggggCTCTTCCCGGTGCCTTTCCCGGAGCCCCCCGAGCTCCCCCAGCATTCCCAACATTCCCAACattcccagcactcccagtcCGCCCAGTCCGGCCCCTTCCCGCTGGCCCTGGGGGGGCTGAAGGGCGCGACCCCCGCGCTGCTGCCCCCGGAGCACCCGCGGAGCTTCGCGCTCGGCCCGGGGCCCTTCCCGGCCACGCCCAAGGGCGGCGCCGAGAGATTCCAGCAG